The Leishmania mexicana MHOM/GT/2001/U1103 complete genome, chromosome 32 genome has a window encoding:
- the iPGAM gene encoding phosphoglycerate mutase, with translation MSISIRSTEQRQVARRQPPTASSSAAFLPRDVLAPASRPASAVEATPEPASSSQVPEKQDAASTPILDNVRSSSCTAAPPPFSASSDQRSNQDNKCIHRTHTLTSKPPPSASSTSSRGAAAPSSPPSAPSSTTDAPRCGHDAEPERPHGAASSAASPSAPGSSAVANSQRTAASHSLLYSVSRFTEPVKRIILIRNGRSEANEDVRAYVQTPDWRIPLVEEGKREAIAAGRALSELIGDDPVYFYYSPYIRSRQSLRYVLQGFDEARLSGLSHSQEWWEDEETPGVASAAAAAESLTLKCANASADEAGTPPLLVPAPSAISTHATSSDAHCCFHRDPSLVLNRGTSNNIIGVREDVRLRDGDIGRYTSADELMHHLEERERYGRFFYRFPFGESGADVCDRVTSFLDAFQRERVEFPMDTSVVIITHGLTMRMFIKRWFYLTVETFHKMKSPPPGSLCTLTRLHHRSCFRLDECCVESMNLPLSLNEFNGYKYRNKQLLGSMSSGAPYM, from the coding sequence ATGTCCATCTCGATTCGCAGCACCGAGCAACGACAGGTCGCCCGCCGACAACCGCCGACAGCCTCATCAAGCGCCGCTTTCCTACCTCGGGATGTGCTTGCTCCGGCGAGCCGCCCCGCCTCTGCCGTTGAGGCAACGCCCGAACCAGCCTCGTCGTCCCAGGTCCCAGAGAAGCAGGACGCTGCGTCAACGCCGATCCTTGATAATGTGCGTTCTTCCTCTTGcactgcggcaccgccgccgttctccgccagcagcgatCAGCGTTCCAATCAGGACAACAAGTGCATCCACAGAACACACACTCTGACGTCCAAGCCTCCGCCATCAGCGTCTTCCACGTCATCAAGGGGAGCAGCGGctccgtcgtcgccaccCTCAGCACCATCTTCAACCACCGACGCACCAAGATGCGGCCATGACGCTGAGCCGGAGCGTCCTCACGGCGCAGCGTCGTCCGCTGCATCACCGTCTGCACCCGGGTCGTCGGCGGTCGCCAATTCGCAAAGGACAGCCGCGTCGCACTCGCTGCTTTACTCGGTGTCTCGCTTTACAGAGCCCGTCAAGCGCATTATTTTAATCCGGAACGGCCGCAGCGAGGCCAACGAGGATGTGAGGGCGTACGTGCAGACACCAGACTGGCGCATTCCATTGGTAGAGGAGGGAAAGCGCGAGGCGATCGCGGCGGGACGCGCCCTGAGCGAGCTCATCGGGGATGATCCCGTGTACTTTTACTACTCTCCGTACATCCGATCGCGGCAGTCGCTGCGGTACGTGCTGCAGGGCTTTGACGAGGCCCGGTTAAGTGGGCTGTCACACTCGCAGGAGTGGTGGGAGGATGAGGAAACCCCCGGTGTtgcatcagcggcagcggctgcagagtCCTTGACACTCAAGTGCGCCAACGCATCGGCGGACGAGGCGGGCACGCCACCTCTACTCGTCCCGGCCCCATCAGCGATCTCTACCCACGCGACTTCTTCCGACGCGCACTGCTGTTTCCATCGCGACCCATCTCTTGTGCTGAACAGAGGCACGAGCAACAACATCATTGGCGTCCGCGAAGATGTTCGGCTTCGAGACGGCGACATTGGCCGCTACACGAGCGCCGACGAGCTCATGCACCACCTTGAGGAGCGTGAGCGATACGGCCGGTTCTTCTACCGCTTCCCCTttggcgagagcggcgcggaCGTCTGTGACCGCGTCACCTCCTTCCTCGACGCGTTTCAGCGCGAGCGGGTCGAATTTCCAATGGACACCAGCGTCGTCATCATCACCCACGGGCTGACGATGCGCATGTTTATCAAGCGCTGGTTCTACCTCACGGTAGAGACGTTCCACAAGATGAAGTCGCCACCACCTGGGTCGTTGTGCACATTGACTCGCTTgcaccaccgcagctgcTTCCGCCTCGACGAATGCTGCGTGGAGTCGATGAacctgccgctgtcgctgaaCGAGTTCAACGGATACAAGTATCGCAACAAGCAGCTGCTGGGTTCCATGAGCTCCGGTGCCCCGTATATGTGA